In Conger conger chromosome 12, fConCon1.1, whole genome shotgun sequence, one DNA window encodes the following:
- the kcnv2a gene encoding potassium voltage-gated channel subfamily V member 2: MLSLKRRRQSLFPNYKVGGGSESVAQEEVDHHLPFAKESCMKQWNSMQELSRDIYNIYDEYENEEEDRVPLTQLRLASPTKNYMLNINVGGKVYQMSHHVAAQYPKTRIGRLATYTDHNRKLDLCDDYTVQNNEYFFDRDPDIFHNIFNFYRTGVLWVKDELCPRNFLEEINYWGVRIKNTHRCCRISFEERQDEINDQLKIQRELQAEVEIEENEELFRDMAFGHARRAVWNLMEKPFSSVTAKLMAVASSFFVLVSLVAMTLNTVEEMQYRRPTGQLSGRTYCEYVETLCIAFFTMEYLLRLASTPDLRHFSRSVLNAVDLIAILPLYLQMVLEYFESEDPGKHADIETVSRVGKVGQVLRIMRLMRIFRILKLARHSTGLRAFGFTLRQCYQQVGCLFLFIAMGIFTFSAMVYTVEHDMPQTNFTSIPHAWWWAAVSISTVGYGDVFPETPLGRIFAFGCISFGIILNGMPISILYNKFSDYYSKLKAHEYTSNVKNRGKIRFARRAVKKLTECCEGASH, translated from the exons ATGCTGAGCCTCAAGAGGAGGAGGCAGAGCCTCTTCCCCAACTACAAGGTGGGAGGGGGGTCGGAGTCCGTGGCCCAGGAGGAGGTGGACCACCACCTGCCCTTTGCCAAGGAGAGCTGCATGAAGCAGTGGAACTCCATGCAGGAGCTGAGCCGGGACATCTACAACATATACGACGAGTACGAGAACGAGGAGGAAGACAGGGTTCCCCTCACGCAGCTGAGACTCGCCTCGCCCACCAAGAATTACATGCTCAACATCAACGTGGGCGGCAAGGTCTACCAGATGTCCCACCACGTGGCGGCCCAGTACCCCAAGACGAGGATCGGGAGGCTGGCGACGTACACGGACCACAACCGCAAGCTGGACCTCTGCGACGACTACACGGTGCAGAACAACGAGTACTTCTTCGACCGCGACCCGGACATCTTCCACAACATATTCAACTTCTACCGGACGGGAGTGCTCTGGGTCAAGGACGAGCTGTGCCCCCGAAACTTCCTGGAGGAGATCAACTACTGGGGCGTGCGAATCAAGAACACGCACCGCTGCTGCCGCATCTCCTTCGAGGAGCGGCAGGACGAGATCAACGACCAGCTGAAGATCCAGCGGGAGCTGCAGGCGGAGGTGGAGATCGAGGAGAACGAGGAGCTCTTCCGCGACATGGCCTTCGGCCACGCTCGGCGCGCCGTCTGGAACCTTATGGAGAAGCCCTTCTCCTCGGTCACTGCCAAGCTCATGGCGGTGGCCTCCAGCTTCTTCGTCCTAGTGTCGCTGGTGGCCATGACGCTCAACACGGTGGAGGAGATGCAGTACCGCCGGCCCACGGGCCAGCTCAGCGGCAGGACCTACTGCGAGTACGTGGAGACGCTCTGCATCGCCTTCTTCACCATGGAGTACCTGCTGCGGCTGGCCTCCACGCCCGACCTGCGGCACTTCAGCCGCAGCGTGCTCAACGCCGTGGATCTCATCGCCATCCTGCCGCTCTACCTGCAGATGGTGCTGGAGTACTTCGAGAGCGAGGACCCGGGCAAGCACGCCGACATCGAGACGGTGAGCCGCGTGGGCAAGGTGGGCCAGGTGCTGCGCATCATGCGGCTCATGCGTATATTCCGCATCCTGAAGCTGGCCCGCCACTCCACGGGCCTGCGCGCCTTCGGCTTCACCCTGCGCCAGTGCTACCAGCAGGTGggctgcctcttcctcttcatcgCCATGGGCATCTTCACCTTCTCCGCCATGGTCTACACCGTGGAGCACGACATGCCCCAGACTAACTTCACCAGCATACCCCACGCCTGGTGGTGGGCTGCA GTGAGCATTTCGACGGTGGGCTACGGAGACGTGTTCCCAGAGACGCCCCTGGGTCGGATTTTTGCCTTCGGCTGCATCTCTTTCGGCATCATCCTCAACGGCATGCCGATCTCCATCCTCTACAACAAGTTCTCAGACTATTACTCCAAGCTCAAAGCGCACGAGTACACCTCCAACGTGAAGAACCGTGGGAAAATCAGGTTCGCCAGGAGGGCAGTGAAGAAGCTTACGGAGTGCTGCGAAGGTGCCTCGCATTAG
- the pum3 gene encoding pumilio homolog 3 has translation MEAKHKKKVFSPKGEKKYAQKGKVKPFKAKPAGKQGGKPTGTFKPRPGEKGKTFQKPGGKGGPQKFLKNKQADGKFLKNKQAGGNFLKNKQTDGKFLKNKQTDGKFSGKRKFPQGKEKQKEGSSGPEAKKPKWDEFKQQKKELKQNRQQNEKKESYQIVSRAKQVWEMVRRKDCDKAKRVRLMNELQELVRGKIKAIAFAHDSTRVLQCFIQFGDDKQRQEVFDELKDHIVELSKSKYARNIVKKFLMYGSKQQVGEVMKSFKGQVRQMLRHSEASSVVEYAYNDKAILPQRLMLTEELYGNTFQVCKSAVCPTLDKVLESNPEKQTSIMEEMKQILTPMAQKEAVIKHSLVHKVFLDFFLFSLPKQRSEMIESIREAVVYMAHTHDGARVAMHCLWHGTPKDRKVIIKTLKTYISKFAMGEYAHLVLLAAFDCIDDTKLVKQAVLSEIVASLSDIISNKYGKKVVLYLLSPRDPAHILPEIIQVLEKGDGNAHSKKDVAVRRRELLEAVSPPLLQHLCDNASAMAMDKACSVVVSDILGAATGDLRPAMQAVADLATEDLTPGGVEGRLHMAEHPAGHLVLKWLIEQDAKMEEAQKEERFSRVLLEQVGVDRLKTWVSVNRGAIVLCSLLQSADKGVAEELKCALKSIVPQLKKIENSKGVEALLEKLAK, from the exons ATGGAAGCAAAGCATAAGAAGAAAGTGTTTTCTCCAAAGGGTGAGAAGAAATATGCACAGAAAGGAAAAGTAAAACCTTTCAAAG CTAAACCAGCAGGTAAACAAGGTGGCAAACCGACAGGAACATTCAAACCCCGTCCAGGAGAGAAAGGAAAGACATTTCAGAAGCCTGGAGGAAAGGGAGGCCCACAGAAGTTTCTGAAGAATAAACAAGCAGACGGGAAGTTTCTGAAGAATAAACAAGCAGGCGGGAATTTTCTgaagaataaacaaacagatggGAAGTTTCtaaagaataaacaaacagacggGAAGTTCTCCGGGAAGAGGAAGTTTCCCCAAGGGAAGGAAAAGCAAAAGGAAG GCTCCTCAGGTCCTGAAGCAAAGAAGCCCAAATGGGATGAGTTCAAACAGCAGAAGAAGGAACTGAAACAGAACCGGCAACAGaatgagaagaaagagagctaCCAAATTGTGAGCCGAGCCAAACAAGTATGGGAGATGGTCAGGAG GAAAGACTGTGATAAAGCAAAGCGAGTCAGACTCATGAACGAACTTCAGGAACTTGTACGCGGTAAAATAAAAGCA ATCGCCTTTGCACACGATTCCACCAGAGTGCTGCAGTGTTTCATTCAGTTTGGCGATGACAAGCAGAGGCAGGAGGTGTTTGACGAGCTGAAGG ATCACATTGTTGAACTTAGCAAGTCCAAATATGCAAGAAATATCGTGAAGAAGTTTTTAATGTATGG GAGCAAGCAGCAGGTGGGGGAGGTGATGAAGTCCTTCAAGGGGCAGGTGAGGCAGATGCTGCGGCACTCTGAAGCGTCCTCGGTGGTGGAGTACGCCTACAACGACAAGGCCATCCTGCCCCAGAGGCTCATGCTGACCGAGGAGCTGTACGGAAACACATTCCAAGTCTGCAAG tcTGCAGTTTGTCCCACACTGGACAAAGTACTGGAGAGCAACCCAGAGAAGCAGACTAGCATTATGGAGGAGATGAAGCAGATCCTCACACCTATGGCCCAGAA AGAGGCAGTCATAAAACATTCACTCGTACACAAAGTGTTCCTGGACTTCTTCTTGTTCTCCCTACCCAAACAGAGATCG GAAATGATCGAGTCGATTCGGGAGGCAGTGGTGTACATGGCCCACACGCATGATGGGGCGAGGGTCGCTATGCACTGCCTGTGGCACGGGACCCCAAAG gaCAGAAAAGTCATTATAAAAACCCTGAAAACGTACATCAGCAAGTTTGCTATG GGGGAATATGCACATCTGGTGCTCCTGGCTGCGTTTGACTGCATCGACGACACCAAGCTGGTGAAGCAGGCCGTGTTGTCC GAGATTGTAGCGTCTCTGTCAGACATCATCAGCAATAAGTACGGGAAGAAGGTGGTCCTGTACCTGCTGAGTCCTCGAGACCCTGCCCACATCCTGCCCGAGATCATCCAGGTGCTGGAGAAGGGGGACGGAAACGCTCACAG TAAGAAGGACGTGGCCGTGCGGCGCAGGGAGCTGCTGGAGGCCGTGTCCCCGCCCCTGCTGCAGCACCTGTGCGACAACGCCAGCGCCATGGCGATGGACAAGGCCTGCAGCGTCGTCGTGAGCGACATCCTGGGGGCCGCCACGGGGGACCTCCGGCCCGCCATGCAGGCCGTGGCAGACCTGGCGACCGAGGACTTGACCCCTGGCGGGGTGGAGGGTCGG CTGCACATGGCAGAGCACCCCGCTGGCCACCTGGTGCTCAAGTGGCTGATCGAGCAGGACGCCAAGATGGAGGAGGCCCAGAAAGAAG AGCGCTTCTCCAGGGTCCTGCTGGAGCAGGTGGGTGTCGACAGGCTGAAGACCTGGGTGTCCGTAAACAGAGGAGCCATCGTGCTCTGCAG TCTTCTTCAGAGTGCAGATAAGGGTGTCGCAGAGGAGCTGAAGTGTGCGCTGAAGTCCATCGTCCCTCAACTGAAGAAAATTGAGAACTCAAAGGGTGTGGAGGCTCTGCTGGAAAAACTGGCCAAATAG
- the cfap53 gene encoding cilia- and flagella-associated protein 53 produces the protein MILNRVREVTGPTPHSVAVRGKLPSSKPVDHIILERRKKEEAYEKLEDFTRYQKTCDLKNNWEKTTGKRIVLGTIRRRVQDALEEHRMSVDDRRERLRDLLEAEEKQLLQEMEDKRETAMERQEKMIRRAKELKERRESDRQRMVTEKLDQLFREQCEELREVQTQRLREAVCAERAHQLRSQDQEKQQLQEEDRLYAQLWENDRLAKQEREEKEAELRNHSNRQQADFLCVQMEAKENQRIQDRQLKEEEAQLLREQQEVMRLEEQRGYRQKVQSQQQTRRQLELSLRQKMRRLAREQQDELALDMSIMKQLTELKDEGLDRHERKLQLRAEQQRYRQYLAAQLEEQKQQEAEAERLFEEELQQNWARRSEQFRKEREARDRLMREVMDTRRAQIQEKLDQNMVKQAELAREKEELQSIIEQSKELEKEEKDSVKRASQEHQADLLSQILVRQRQRDTERAEQEQEHQQGVAFQEHYRKKLQQVLNQAQSSTELIHPFRRPKAAPSCHGE, from the exons ATGATTCTTAATAGGGTACGAGAAGTAACGGGGCCAACGCCGCATTCAGTTGCCGTG AGAGGGAAGTTACCATCATCGAAACCTGTCGACCACATTATCCtggaaaggagaaagaaagaagaagcaTATGAAAAGCTTGAGGATTTCACCCGGTATCAGAAGACCTGCGACCTGAAGAATAACTGGGAGAAGACCACGGGGAAACGCATTGTGCTGGGAACCATCCGGAGGCGGGTGCAGGATGCCCTGGAGGAACATCGAATGAGCGTTGATGATCGGAGAGAGAG ACTGCGAGACCTGCTGGAAGCGGAGGAGAAACAGCTTCTCCAGGAGATGGAGGATAAGAGGGAGACGGCGATGGAGAGACAGGAAAAAATGATCAGGAGAGCGAAGGAACTgaaggagagaagggagagcgACAGACAGAGAATGGTGACAGAGAAACTGGATCAGCTTTTTAG ggagCAGTGTGAGGAGCTGCGGGAGGTGCAGACGCAGCGTCTGCGCGAGGCCGTCTGCGCAGAGCGGGCCCACCAGCTGCGCAGCCAGGACCAGGagaagcagcagctgcaggaggaaGACCGTCTGTACGCCCAGCTCTGGGAGAACGACCGGCTGGCCAAGCAGGAgcgggaggagaaggaggcggaGCTGCGGAACCATAGCAACCGCCAGCAGGCGGACTTCCTGTGCGTGCAGATGGAGGCCAAGGAGAATCAGAGGATTCAGGACCGGCAGCTCAAAGAGGAAGAAGCCCAGCTGCTG cGCGAgcagcaggaagtgatgcgtcTGGAGGAGCAGAGGGGCTACAGGCAGAAGGTGCAGAGCCAGCAGCAGACCAGGAGGCAGCTGGAGCTGTCTCTGAGGCAGAAGATGAGGCGTCTGGCCCGGGAGCAGCAGGACGAGCTGGCCCTGGACATGAGCATCATGAAGCAGCTGACCGAGCTGAAGGACGAGGGCCTGGACCGCCACGAGAGGAAG CTGCAGCTGCGGGCGGAGCAGCAGCGGTACCGGCAGTACCTGGCCGCGCAATTGGAGGAGCAGAAGCAGCAAGAGGCGGAGGCGGAGCGGCTGTTCgaggaggagctgcagcagaACTGGGCCCGGCGCTCCGAGCAGTTCCGCAAGGAGCGCGAGGCCCGGGACCGCCTCATGAGGGAGGTGATGGACACCCGACGCGCCCAGATACAGGAGAAAC TGGATCAGAACATGGTGAAACAGGCTGAACTAGCCAGGGAGAAAGAGGAGCTGCAGAGCATCATCGAGCAGAGCAAAGAgctggagaaagaggagaaggacag TGTGAAGAGAGCCAGTCAGGAGCACCAGGCCGACCTGCTGTCCCAGATCCTGGTCCGGCAGCggcagagggacacagagagggcggagcaggagcaggagcaccAGCAGGGCGTGGCCTTCCAGGAGCACTACAGGAAGAAGCTGCAGCAGGTGCTGAACCAGGCCCAGTCCAGCACTGAGCTCATACACCCCTTCAGGAGGCCCAAGGCTGCTCCCTCCTGCCACGGGGAGTGa